aataataaacatttattatgatataaagaaatataaataacaactttattattgcctctagggcatatatatTTCCTTCAATCCAATGATAATCCTGTTTGGAGCAAGATCTGGAAACTATGTTGTCCGGCAAAGGTAAAAATCTTCATCTCGCGTACATTGCATAGAACACTCCCATGTCGTGTTACGCTCACCAATAGACATGTGAAGGTCCCTCCCATCTGCCCAGCATGTTCAAATGGGCTAGAAGACACGAAACACATCTTGTTTCTGTGTCAGAAGGCGAAAGAGGTCTGGGATAAGTTAGGTTTGTATGATGTGATCAACAGAGCTTGTGTTGTTGACCGGGCGGAAGAGGCAGTTCTTGAATTTTTAATACTTATGCCAGAGGAAGAAATATCTGTTTTGGGATTCCAGAATACACGTGAATTGATCATTATAACAGCTTGGTATTTATGGTGGGATAGATGTAAACTGGTTTATGAAGGAAATTCTCAAGATGCATATCAATCTGCGATGGGGGCCGTGCTATAGCGGAAAATTATGTTAAAGAAAAATCCCCTAAGGCAATCAGTAAGAAAGGGGGTTGGCTTAGACCTCCTATGGGTTTTGTGAAGCTAAACGTTGATGCTTCTTTTGACCATGATCTGCTTAGAGGCACGGCGGGGGAAGTCCTGAGAGATGAGAAGGAAGGTTCATTGTTGGCGGAAGTTGGCGACTTGGCTGGTGTGCGGATGTTCTGACGACACAAGCATTGGCACTGAGGTTTGGCCTTACCCTAGCACAGAAGGCGGGGTGCAACCACCTTATTGTTAACTCTGATAATACGGAAGTGATTGACACGATGAAGAATGGAGGCCAATCGGCGGAAGCGGCGACGGCAGTGTTCGATGATTGCTATTTTATGGCTTGCGAATTTACTATTACTAGGtttgaacattgtaatagagaAGCAAATAAATTTTCTCATGAAATTGCTAGGCTAGCGAAATTCTCTGCGACTAGGGATTGGTTTGAGGAGCCCATGGTTGATACTGTATCTCTCCTTATTGATAATGTAAATGTTATCTCTAATTAATAAAGCTTAATGTTTTTTAAAAAAAGGTTGACATTGTTGATGTTCAAACATTGTCACGTGTCAAAGGATCACAGATAAAAACATTTATGTGCCAAAATATTTCAGTTTGTTGGAGATAATGTCGAGCTCCAAGCTTTGGTTACCACCACTACTAAATATGCATCTCCAGCACAAGAGATGCGTTTGTTTGAGCCTTGGAGGTACAACGTCTGGTGTTCATGCACGTATGCATTGGAGGGTCAAGGAGGATGATGTACACATGCAATGCAAGTGGGTCCAGCCAGGGATTAATTAGCATCCACCAAGccatgtacttcctccgttcctaaatataagtgtttttagagattacactatgaactacatacaaaacaaaatgagtgaatctacactttaaaatatgtctatatatatttgtatgtagtttgtagtgaaatctctaaaaaaacttatatttagaaacgaagggagtaaaCAACTCCACTCGCGGCCGTCTACTTCTTAGGCCATGTGTTCCATGGACCCGAGCAACCCATCCTTATCTTATCTTTTTATACCacggatgtgaaggaaatatgccctagaggcaataataaagttattatttatttccttataatcatgataaatgtttattattcatgctagaattgtattaaccggaaacataatacatgtgtgaatacatagacaaacaaagtgtcactagtatgcctctacttgactagctcgttaatcaaagatggttatgtttcctaaccatgaacaatgagttgttatttgattaacgggatcacatcattaagagaatgatctgattgacatgacccattccattagcttagcacccgatcgtttagtatgttgctattgcattcttcatgacttatacatgttcctataactatgagattatgcaactcccgtttatcggaggaacactttgggtactaccaaacgtcacaacgtaactgggtgattataaaggagtactacaggtgtctccaaaggtacatgttgggttggcgtatttcgagattaggttttgtcactccgattgtcggagaggtatctctgggccctctcggtaatgcacatcacttaagccttgcaagcattacaactaaatgagttagttgcgggatgatgtatcacagaacgagtaaagagacttgccggtaacgagattgaactaggtattggaataccgacgatcgaatctcgggcaagtaacataccgatgacaaagggaacaacgtatgttgttatgcggtctggccgataaagatcttcgtagaatatgtaggagccaatatgggcatccaggtcccactattggttattgaccggagacgtgtctcagtcatgtctacattgttctcgaacccgtagggtccgcacgcttaaggttacgatgacagttatattatgagtttatgcattttgatataccgaaggttgttcggagtcccggatgtgatcacggacatgacgaggagtctcgaaatggtcgagacataaagattgatatattggaagcctatgtttggatatcggaagtgttccgggtgaaatcgggattttaccggagtaccgggaggttaccggaaccccccgggagctatatgggccttagtgggctttagtggaaaggagaaaggagcAGCCCAAGGTGCCCgcgtgcctcccccctcccctagtcctattaggactaggagaggtggccggcccccctctctctcttttccccctcaaggagtcctattccaactaggattgggggaggaatcctactcccagagggagtaggactctcctggcgcgccacccttggccggctagcctccccccccctctagtcctttatatacggaggcaggggcaccccagaaacacacaagttgatccacgtgatctattccttagccgtgtgcggtgcccccagccaccatagtcctcgataatactgtagcggagtttaggcgaagccctgctgctgtagtacatcaagatcgtcaccacgccgtcgtgctgacggaactcttccccgacactttgctggatcggagtccggggatcatcatcgagctgaacgtgtgctcgaactcggagtgtcgtagtttcggtgcttgatcggttggattgtgaagacgtacgactacttcctctacgttgtgtcaacgcttccgcagtcggtctgcgagggtacgtagacaacactctcctctctcgttgctatgcatcacatgatcttgcgtgtgcgtaggaaaattttgaaattactacgaaacccaacaggatgTACGCCACACATTCCCCGAGCCGTCCCTCTCCTTGTTCCTCTCTCTAGCTCTCTTCACCCCTGATTGAGGGGGTGTTTGGTTCCAAGGACTTTTTtgtgttgggactagaaaaagtccctagcaaaccaaacagggtGGGACTTTTTTGAGACTTTTTactaaaagtccttagaagcacctacttgagagtctttttcaaaaagtcctagggactagaaaaagtcctaggactagagaaccaaacaccacctcaGTCTCTCGCCGGCGAGGGATTTCCCCAAGCTTTGCAGCAGCCTGCCATGGATTCGCCTCTTCCAATCTCTGATATGCAACTAGCGCCACCCCCCAAGTGAACCCGACGAGAGAGCCTCTGCCGCTGCGAGACGGGGTGACCGCTACTGCGACAACGGCATAGGTGCTTCGACGCTCAACGGCGAAGATGATGCGACAGTCTGCGGCGGAGTTGCTCCGAGTCCACCGGAGTTGCTACAACGGTGGCGTTGTTGCGAGCCGCTATTGCGAGTGGCGCCGGCCGATGATGCTTGTAGGGGTTGCGGATCTGTGAGAGGTGCATGCGCGAGGGGCTGCCAGTGATGATGCAACCACTATTGCAAGGCCGACGGAGCTGCTACGAGCAGTGCTGCGATGGGCGGTCTCGCAGGAGGTGGTGTGGCGAGGAGCCGAGGATGTTGGTGTGCCGCACGCAGATGTTGTGAAGGCGCCGCTGTGCTGCGACAGCAACTCGGAGAGGACGATGTTGCTGCGACGGCGGCTCGAGCTGGCCGGGGATGTTGCCACTGCGCCCCAACAACAGCGATGGATGCTGCGACGGCTACTCGAGCTGCCCGGCAATGCTGCGACAGCGGCTCGGGTTGCTCCGGTGATGCTGCAACGACGGCTGGGTCTGTTTTGGTGATGCTGCGATGACAGCTGGGGCTGCTCCGGTGATGTTGTGACAGCTTCGCCATGCTGCGAGCCCGTGCTAAGAGGCCACCGGAGTTGTCGCGAACTGGTGTTGTCGGATTCGTGTGCGGTGTTCTGCAATTAGAACAAAGAAGAGTGTAGGTTACGTTGAGCTCCCATGTAAGCATTGGGGTCAATTGACCCTAATGAATTTAGGTAATCCTAAATTAGTTTAGCATTAATTACTATTCATTTATTAAAGATGACATCATTGTCATAAACATGATCCCATCAAACTTTTTTTCTAGCTTCGTCTGCGTTGCGACTTGCATCGAACGGTTGAGAGCATGGTTAATAGCACAGTCAACGATCGGCTATAAGGAGTTGTCATGTCATCTAGAGCTAACATTGTATCCAACATGTACaacagtactccctccattccaaaatatagtgcgcccgcgattTCCGAGgtctaactttgaccataaatttaaccaacgagaccgactgttGCGGGAGAAAAAATTGTATAATTGAAAACTTATTTCGAATACGAATTCGCtgatataacttttgctcccgccgcaatcggtcttggtagttaaatttacggtcaaaattgAAACAcgaggatagaggaagcactacattgtggaatgaagggagtaagttTTATATGTGTATTACTTTATTAGTAGTTGGCCCATCTTACAATCTCATAAAGCGTCTTGGAGCTCGTGCTAGAGCCGgctactaaccaagagcccgcttcttttctctcttctcttctctttacTCCAACTAAACAAAAATATAATATATTAGTCCTTATAGCTTGCTTACGTtgccttattgtacttgctctaaggcgTCCATATCGTATGGTTCAGAAGACGGATGTTGTTTTGCTTTTCTGCATCCGCATGACGCCTAACAGTCGCCGTCATTAACTCATACACTAGCATGTTTGATATCCAAAAAAGGAGAGATATGGTTATCcagggagcaagcaacagattgaaTGGCAAGGAAAGTGCTGATGGTTTCGTTACAGATATAAAGGGTCCATGCTGGTTTAAAAAGGAAGCGATGAAGATTAAATCCCTATTTCTTTTCTTGCCTCGCAAGGAAAATATCGATGTGATCAGTGTGGCCAGATCATGGGACTTGCTTTCCCTTTTTACAAACTTGCTTTGCTTATGTGCGACAAGATGAGGGGCCAACGTGATTAGAGTCGAGAGGGTTATttcaatttatttattttaattattAGTAGCTTCTTCGGTCGGTGCCTAGTTACCTTTTTATTCTATATATAAGTCGGTTATTTATTTCCAATCCAGATCGGTGCAAGTCATGTAAGACTATAAATAGTCGAGTACAGTCAATGTAAAAGAGTACCGTCAACTTAAAAGTCCGGTTATTTTATGATGAGTTAGACATTATGTGTGTTTCGGCCATCGGTCATTATTGAACTTAGAGAATTCTTGTCAAAAACATCTACCAACGTGTGAGTTCCCGCAACGCGACGCGTAGGAGATTACAAGCCGAGCGGTTCATCCACGTCATTCCTTCACACCGAGGGGTTCGCGTGTTGTTTCTGCGGAGTTTGTGAACAACTTCGTAAACCACAACTAGTTCTTATTGTGATAGAGGTTTGTGTCATGAAAGATCGGACCAAAAACGGACCGATCCTCATCCCAAGGATTGCTCCACATCAAGTATGGAGTGTTAAACTATCTGGATCTTCTTGATGCGGTTGATCTTTTGCGATTGTGATTTTCAAGCTTCTCAACCAGCTTGGGATGTCGGCAAAATATGACACAGATACTTACTGCAGGCGGAGCTTCATTGGCGGCAATTGTGACCTGCTCAACACAATAACGTCCAACTCAAACCCGGACTATTGACTATTACAGTGGCGTTGCTATATGTATGTGGACGCCCCACTATTGACTGTTACAGTGGCGTTGATATATGTATGTCGGCGCGGGGCGCGGGGAGGGGGGGCAATTGCCCCCAGCCCTGAGGAAACTAGTAGGGATTCGATGGGATTTTTATTGGCCTCCACTTATGAGAACCAAAGTTCACAGTGATTCAACATAGGGCCTTGAGCACCGATCCAAACGAAAACAACCCCATGATGTAGCCCGTCATAGTGGATGCagtgtggcacatcatcattacacCTCTATCAATTGTGTTTGCTCACATCCCCGTATTTTCATGCCTGTGCGTGTAGTTAGGGGAGAGCGGATCTTTGGCCCCCGAGCGACAGGGCACCAGCATTTTGATTTTCGGTTTGTGATTTTTctcgccctaggccgagatggccgaattttGGTCGTTTTTAAAAATTTTGGCCGAAATTAATCTCTCAAATTTGACCAATTTCGGCGGAAGACAGAtttcgccctaggccgagatggccgaaattcggccgaaatccCTTTTTTTCGGCCGAAATTCAAAACACAGCAGGGCACTCGTTATCTTGGAAAACCCTATTTGGCACTTAGGTTGCCGAATAGACGCTTGCGCGCATGAGGCGCACTCCCCTCTCCCAGCGATATTCCTAAACGGACGGCCCATTTAGGGGCACTAAATTTCCGGAAGCTCCCAACCGGTTTTGGGAAGCTTCCGGAAACTTCCAGTTGATTTTCCCTTTTTCTTTAATCTATGTGTTTTTGCCCTTTTTTAATTCTGATTTCTCCATGggtttttatttatcttttattttatttttttggttcATTTACAAAATGTGAATATTTTAAAATTCATAAATGTTTTAATATTTTTCCACCTTTTCTGAAAAGATAgaatatttttttcaaatgcaCGATCTTTTAGAATCCCAAAGAGTTtttaaaattaaaaaaatcatgcaTGAAATTTTTTTTTCCAAAGAGGCGCCCCAAAGGTGAGGCTAGGGTTATTGTCAAAAACGTATTAAAAAAAAGTTGACATCCAAAAAAAAGTTTAGAAGAATGTTAATTAtgtatttgaaaattgttaaaCGTGCATACAAAAAGTATTTTAGATATATAAGAAAAATGTTGAATGTGACTTGAAATAAAGGTAACACGTGTTGAACAAAAAGGAAAATCGATGAAAATCAACAAAAAAATACGAATAAAGCCAAtgaaaacaaaaagggaaaacaaagAAAATGAACACAAAAGAATGAACAAGCAAGGAAACCAATGCAAAAGAATGAAACCAAGAGAACAGAGAAATAAACAAAGCAAAAATGATGTAACCAAAATAATAATGAAGAAAGATAGAAAACAAAAAATCAGTGAAAACCAAAATGAataaaaattaaataaaaatcaaacTCAGTGAAAATCGAGAAAGACACGAAGAAAACCaatgaaaaccaaaataaaataaagaaaaccaGTGAAAAATCCAAGGAAAAGAAAACACTGAAGAAAACCggagaagaaacaaaagaaaagaaagataaaAAACCCCAGATTTGAACCAGCGAAACGGTCGCTCATGAGTGTCATGTGGCAGTGATAAAAACAAAGATAAACGGGTCGGCCCAGTTCTATGCGAGATAAATATTTCCTTCAGCCTTCAGGTGAGAGAAGCTATGGTCCCGCTATAAGCGAGCATTGGCAGCTCTCGCGTCACCTTTGCCGCGGTGGCGCTCTCGCGTTACTGGGACCGACTATCTAAGTGGTTTTGTGAAGGTTCTGTAGACATGTTTGGACCAAATTTAGAACCTTCCAtgtgttttttttgcttttcttttgtGTTTCTTTGTTCTTTTTTTTAAAACTGCATGCCAATTTtgtaatacatgttgaacattttgtgTATACACGTGTAATAGTTTTTTATACACATTGAACATTGCTCAAATCCATTATGTTTCTTTAGTTATATATTAAAAAATCAAACAAAATTGAAATATGCGCATCCGCAATTTTTAATTGTTTTAATCCTTTTTTCATAAACTACGTGAACATAGTTACACTGTAGAAATATTTTTAAAATTAAAAATATTTTCGAAACATGTAAgttttttaaatgtcacaaacatttttaATGATATAAAAAATTCCAAAGAAATACGCAAAAGTTTTGTATGTTGTATAAAACATTTTTACAAATTTGGCAACCAATTTGTGAACAGTTTTTGAATGGTATggaacattttctaaatttatgtgaacattttttacatTGTGTAAACATTTAAAAAATCATGGACCATTTTTTTTAAACACGTGAACTTTTTGCATATTTCACGGAACACATTTTTTTAGTGCTATCAACGATTTTGAAAAGTTGTGCAGTTCTTCTTTTTTTTGCACTGCATGAACATTTTTATGCGAGACAGATGCTCCTCTTGTTGTGGGCGAGACATATCCCCTCTCACCCACTCCGTTATCTTGTTTGTGCATGTGCTCATATGATTTAGAGAAAATTGTCTTGTAAGTCAGAAGGAATCAGAGAAAACTGTCTTGTAGGCCAGAGATACGAGAATGAACAATGGGTTTGTGTAGGCCACCGCACATGCTCGGCGAAATGCTGCAACGGGATTTATTTTCTTCGTCTTTTTTTACTGATATAAGTAGTTGTGATGTGTAGTGATATAACAGCCGAAAATGGATAATTTTATATTGAATTGTAATGCCATGGATATGAGCCGAAATTAGCACATCCTTCCATTTATGGGTACCCAGTTTTAGGCGTAAAAGCAGAAACAATTTTGGCTATACCTAAATCTTCTCTCTtctaaattactccctccgttctaaaatagatgatccAATTTTATAgtaactttgtattaaagttagtataaagttgagtcatctattttggaacggagggagtaaaacagATAGTGCACTCTAGTAGCATCCCACTCGAACCAACCACCAGAGTCCACGTTTGGGATGGTTGGTCCGTTATCGGGAAAAAAGCAAACGAATCGCGGCCGTTAATTAACGGATCGACGGCCGCGGCATGGCCGTCGTCACATCGTCCCTCCGCTGCGCGACCGCCGCCGCGCTcgcactccaccaccaccaccaccaccaaccggccTCCCTCGCCGTCCGCCTCCGCTTCCCGCGCCACCGGATCCCGACGAGCAGGGCCATGTCGTCGTCCTCGCCGGCCGCCGACGCCGCGGCCGCGCCCGCGCTGCACCAGGCCGGGCCGTGGTACGCGGTGCCGGACCTCAGCCTCCGCGACCACCGCTTCGCCGTCCCGCTCGACCACTCCTCCCCCGCCTCCCCCTCCGCGCCACGCATCACCGTCTTCGCCCGCGAGGTCGTCGCAGGTACATCCCGCTTGCTCCCTCCTCGCATCTAACGGCCACCCCCCTCTCCGCTCGCGGTCACGGGGTTAGGGGATAAGATGGCCCTGCACATCCGCTGCGGGATCGATGGGCAGGTTTCGCTCCCCCTTTTTTTCCAATTCTCTTTCAGAGGCACAATACATCCTGCGATTTTCGTGGAGACCAGGAATCTGTAGTATATAGCTtaggaagtactccctctgtaaacttttgCATTGTCCACTGACATACTAGTAGAAGTTTAAAACGCACAATTCAGTAAACTTTTGCTTTGTTTACTGAATCCTCGGTAAGGCGCGGTGGTTGTTTACTGAATCCCGGGATGCTGGGCCAAGGGTATGGATACAATGTCCATGCGTGGAAGAACTAAAATTTAAGTTAATGCAGTGTATCCAACATCATAGGCCTGGAACGCTTCATGCTAATTTCATGTTGAGGGAGCGTGCTTAACTTACTACTGTGCTGTTCTTTTATGTCCTGCATCCACATGACTGTTTAAGTGTATCACTACAGCTGGAAAAGAAGAGACCCTTTTGCCTTATCTGGTGTACCTACAAGGGGGGCCTGGATATGAAAGTCCTCGCCCCACCGAAGCGAGTGGTTGGGTGAAGAAGGCATGCGAAGAATACCGTGTGCTATTGCTCGATCAGGTACATTCCAATTTCTTCGGCAGATGCTCTGTACAATTCGTTTTTGCACCCATCTTGCTCTTACTTTGCTGATATTCTTTTTACTTTTCAGCGAGGAACAGGATTGTCAACACCGTTGACAACATCATCTCTTTCTCAAATAACATCTGCAGCAGAGCAGGTGGAGTATTTGAAGCATTTCAGGGCAGATAACATAGTCAAGGACGCAGAGTTTATTCGCCGGCATCTTGTACCAGATGCCAAGCCTTGGACAATTCTGGGACAGGTATAGTATGTAACGTCATGTGACCTTGATGCACTTGTTTGTCTTGCATTTCTTATTTATTGTTGCTAATGCAATATTGTTATTTATACCGTCTACCATTTCCTCCTTTACAGAGTTATGGTGGATTTTGTGCTGTTACGTATTTGAGTTTTGCTCCAGAGGGCCTGAAAGCTGTCCTTTTAACCGGAGGGCTTCCACCACTAGGAAAGCCCTGCACTGCAGAAACTGTGTACAGAGCCTGCTTTAAGCAGGTTCAGCAGCAAAATGAGAAGTACTATAAGAGGTTTCCTCAAGATGTACAAGTCGTTCATGAAGTTGTGAGATACTTAAGTGAATCTGAAGGTGGAGGAGTAAGTCATTCTCAATATTTTGCGCTTTCTCTCACATGTGAATTTGAAACTTGTATCTTATGCAACATATTTTTATCAGGTTCTTCTTCCATCAGGTGGCAGGTTAACCCCTAAGATGCTGCAGTGCCTTGGACTAGCTGGTTTAGGTTTCAGTGGAGGATTTGAAAGACTGCATTATCTGTAAGACTTTGCATTTTCTTCATTACTTGATAAAATAATGTAACTTTCTGATCTGTACCACTCCTTGCTATTGTCTGGGACAGACTCGAGAGAGTGTGGGATCCTATACTGGTTCCTGGTGCAAAAAAGAATATAAGCTATTACTTCTTGAAAGAGGTACTAAGCATCACCAATATAATGTTGATCTTTAAAATTACCATGTTCCATGTCTCTAATGGGTAACCTAACATTATATTTTCCTGCAGTTTGACATGTGGGTAGGTTTTGATCAAAATCCTCTTTATGCTCTCTTGCATGAGTCTATCTACTGTGAGGTAACTTTTGATACCTTTTTTTATCTGTTTAGCTGGTACTGCAACTCTTTTTCTTAAGTCTAGTGTAATTCCTGGATCCAGGGATCCTCATCAAAATGGTCAGCTGACAAGATTTTCAATGAAAATGGAAGTTTGTTTGACCCTATTAAGGCTACAGAAGAAGGCCGTCCTGTGTTTCTTACTGGAGAGGTATGCCCAGATCTTTATGTGAAGCGTCATTCGTTATAGTCATGTTCCTGCTAAATTTGAGCTCTATCATGCGGTGAGAGTAGACTTTGTAGCATTTGGGGCTGTCTGGCAAGTTTGTAACTTGTAACTCTTTAATTAATGAaaagaggcaaagcttttgcctttgTTTAAAGAAATGATTCCTTACTAAATTAGTAACCCATGATGTGAAAAGATAACATTGCAGTCTGTTTTAAGTCTATGAATTGTCTGTAGTTACCAAAGTCTGGCAATTGGAATTTTCAAAGCTGCATTTTATTTGCTATGATCTTACCAACGTTAACTTAGGTTGACAATGCTCCTTTTAGGAAGGGATGGTATTCAGGGCAAAGGACTCTTCTAGTTTAGCTATTAAAGGGAGTCTGACACTACCCTTTTCAGTACCTGGGTAACCTTGGGGACACTACTTAGCAGCACCCTATTGCATACTGAGATATTCCTTGCTTATGATTTGTCATGAATTCCTAACATGTGTTTGTTTCCTTAACGCAGATGGTGTTTCCCTGTTTTTTCGATGAGATCAATGCTCTACGGCCCCTAAAGGAGGCTGCACATTTGCTAGCTGAGAAGGAGGACTGGCCTCCGTTGTATGATATCAGCGTGTTGAACAACAACAAGGTTTGATCTTCTTCCCAACAAGATTAGAGCCTCCTCCATGGTATGCATGCTTGTTTCATCTGACGCATGGCGATATATGGCACGCCGATTGCATGCAGGTCCCAGTGGCCGCTGCGGTGTACTATGAGGACATGTACGTCAACTTCAACATCGCCAAGGAGACGGCGTCCCAGATCGCCGGGATCCGGCTGTGGGTGACCAACGAGTACCCGCACTCCGGCCTTCGCGACGGCGGCCCCCACGTCTTTGAGCATCTCATGGGTCTCTTGAAGGGCAAGAGGCCTCTGTTTTAGCCTTTTAGCTCATCCATAACTATGACAATAAAGCCTTCATTTTCTCCTAGTTGAGAAATGAATTACAATATACCCCTGGTTAAATACCTTTGAATGTCTGCACATATATCCTGGGGCACAAATTTTGGCACTCCAGCCATGCTTGCATGCTTAGAATTGCGCTATGTTATGCACAGCTCGTTTGGATCCTTCTGAATTCATGCTCCAGTATAAAGAACTTCAgacaaagaggaagaagaaaaagtttAGAAGCCCAAGAAAGGGTATCTGAATTCTGATGGAGCTGGATTGTTCAACACACCAAAGGTGTACTAGTTCAGACTTCATGTATACATGTATACATCAAGCCCAAGATTGggtatatgtttcatatattcgTAACAAGATCTGAAGACGAGCTGTGATCACAGCAAAGTAAATTGTGAAGGATCATCTGCCAGTTCTGCTTGCACGTTACAGATTTGCTTCGAAGCTTCAGTATACTACAGTTTCAAAGTATCTCAGTGTCAGCCAATTGCACAAGTTTTGCTGTCAAGGACAGGACTCTGTTCTTCTCAGAGGTCGGAGCCGAAGGACAGCTTGCAAATTTGTAGGTGAATAAAAGATTGACTGACGTATACTTTCTCCGTCCGGTGAAGGGTGTacatctatagtggggagtaacatggactagtaacatGTCCATGTTattagtttatgttactacctctatagtggggagtaacatatgtgtgttaCATGAAgcccttcatttattaggctataga
This portion of the Triticum dicoccoides isolate Atlit2015 ecotype Zavitan chromosome 7A, WEW_v2.0, whole genome shotgun sequence genome encodes:
- the LOC119330200 gene encoding proline iminopeptidase-like, which produces MAVVTSSLRCATAAALALHHHHHHQPASLAVRLRFPRHRIPTSRAMSSSSPAADAAAAPALHQAGPWYAVPDLSLRDHRFAVPLDHSSPASPSAPRITVFAREVVAAGKEETLLPYLVYLQGGPGYESPRPTEASGWVKKACEEYRVLLLDQRGTGLSTPLTTSSLSQITSAAEQVEYLKHFRADNIVKDAEFIRRHLVPDAKPWTILGQSYGGFCAVTYLSFAPEGLKAVLLTGGLPPLGKPCTAETVYRACFKQVQQQNEKYYKRFPQDVQVVHEVVRYLSESEGGGVLLPSGGRLTPKMLQCLGLAGLGFSGGFERLHYLLERVWDPILVPGAKKNISYYFLKEFDMWVGFDQNPLYALLHESIYCEGSSSKWSADKIFNENGSLFDPIKATEEGRPVFLTGEMVFPCFFDEINALRPLKEAAHLLAEKEDWPPLYDISVLNNNKVPVAAAVYYEDMYVNFNIAKETASQIAGIRLWVTNEYPHSGLRDGGPHVFEHLMGLLKGKRPLF